A single Opisthocomus hoazin isolate bOpiHoa1 chromosome 1, bOpiHoa1.hap1, whole genome shotgun sequence DNA region contains:
- the COA5 gene encoding cytochrome c oxidase assembly factor 5, whose amino-acid sequence MPKYYEEKEEDGRACGGVREDLRQCLLDSPCVLQEHKSPKQCLREGHCRSLQMTFFACKRSMLDARTRFRGRKGY is encoded by the exons atgcCCAAGTACTacgaggagaaggaggaggacggGCGGGCTTGCGGGGGCGTGAGGGAGGACCTGCGGCAGTGCCTGCTGGACAGCCCCTGCGTCTTGCAG GAACACAAAAGCCCGAAGCAGTGCTTGCGGGAAGGGCATTGCCGGAGTTTGCAAATGACGTTTTTCGCCTGCAAAAGGTCGATG TTGGATGCCAGGACAAGATTCAGAGGAAGGAAGGGATACTGA